In Synechocystis sp. PCC 6714, the following are encoded in one genomic region:
- a CDS encoding serine hydrolase, translating to MKKVLTSIVALLIWTLLVGTVLWGESVWFSHPPLRPREQTSVKEYLVNRLNQAKGKALGSAALALIRNGKVETIQTFGVQEFDPDSPVNPQKTLYQMASVIKLVPTWGVMIGFIGKLVS from the coding sequence TTGAAAAAGGTTTTAACTAGCATTGTTGCCCTGCTCATTTGGACTTTACTGGTGGGGACAGTGTTATGGGGAGAAAGTGTTTGGTTCTCCCATCCTCCTCTACGGCCCAGGGAGCAAACTTCCGTCAAAGAATATTTAGTTAACCGCCTCAACCAAGCAAAGGGTAAAGCATTGGGCAGTGCGGCCCTAGCCCTGATCCGGAACGGGAAAGTAGAGACAATACAGACCTTTGGGGTTCAGGAGTTTGACCCAGATTCCCCGGTGAATCCCCAAAAGACCCTCTACCAAATGGCTTCTGTGATTAAATTAGTCCCCACCTGGGGGGTGATGATTGGGTTTATTGGGAAACTGGTAAGTTAA
- a CDS encoding DUF3288 family protein, protein MATGEQTHPQGNRDQAIVDRLLQSPAEPAHLLSLARLRIRYKNFPGARGLQRDLDTVLQQWHLTEEELFAQTRALYASGAAHAKQGVEEQQDWS, encoded by the coding sequence ATGGCCACCGGTGAACAAACCCATCCCCAAGGAAATAGAGACCAGGCAATTGTTGACCGCCTCTTGCAATCCCCCGCTGAACCGGCCCATCTGTTGTCCTTAGCCCGGCTGAGAATCCGTTACAAAAATTTTCCCGGAGCTAGGGGTTTACAACGGGATCTGGATACTGTGCTCCAGCAATGGCACTTGACTGAAGAAGAACTTTTTGCCCAAACCAGAGCCCTCTACGCCAGCGGTGCCGCCCATGCTAAGCAAGGTGTCGAGGAGCAGCAAGATTGGAGTTAG
- the hflX gene encoding GTPase HflX translates to MELAQRLGAISQEIKQPVSVYVNRRGQIMRVGVGTPRQTQIPPLELPRYGEKRLSGIRCLTTDLKGEAPRESSLIAMALQRLDALVVLNVTGQGFAKRGGGVTGYVETGYLAHLLPQAIEAIGDTVADWTVSPALDLEDLAEEAILDLVESLEAEFEREFVARQVEAGQERVLVMGLKTSEVDDQSFAEGLTELERLVDSAGGQVLQVMRQNRSKPHPQTVVGEGKVEELALAVQTTGANLVVFDRDLSAAQVRNLEQRCGARVIDRTELILDIFAQRAQSRAGKLQVELAQLEYLLPKLVGRGQGMSRLGGGIGTRGPGETKLETERRTIQSRIAKLQKQVNELQSHRSRLRNQRQQQAVPTVAIVGYTNAGKSTLLNALTQADIYAADQLFATLDPTTRRLSLLDPDSQTYQPILLTDTVGFIHQLPDALVDAFRATLEEVTEADLLLQVVDLSDQAWRRQIASVANILAEMPLATAPMVMVFNKIDQVSSEALAAAQGDYPQAIFLAAAQGIGLETLKKRLLEQILADLAS, encoded by the coding sequence GTGGAATTAGCCCAGCGTTTAGGGGCCATCAGTCAGGAAATTAAACAGCCTGTTTCGGTGTATGTGAACCGACGGGGGCAAATTATGCGGGTGGGGGTAGGTACGCCCCGGCAAACCCAAATTCCGCCCCTGGAATTACCCCGCTATGGGGAGAAACGTTTATCAGGTATCCGTTGCCTCACCACAGATTTAAAAGGGGAAGCTCCCAGGGAATCCAGTCTAATTGCCATGGCCCTACAGAGGTTAGATGCGTTGGTGGTGTTGAACGTCACGGGTCAGGGTTTTGCCAAACGGGGCGGCGGCGTGACAGGCTATGTGGAAACAGGCTATTTAGCCCATTTATTACCCCAAGCTATTGAGGCGATCGGCGATACCGTAGCGGATTGGACCGTTTCCCCAGCGCTGGATTTGGAAGATTTAGCTGAAGAAGCCATCCTCGATTTGGTGGAAAGCCTAGAGGCAGAATTTGAGCGGGAATTCGTTGCTCGCCAGGTGGAGGCGGGGCAGGAAAGGGTTTTGGTGATGGGACTAAAAACCAGTGAGGTGGATGACCAAAGTTTTGCAGAGGGTTTGACGGAGTTAGAACGCTTAGTGGACTCCGCCGGGGGCCAGGTGCTCCAGGTCATGCGGCAAAATCGCAGTAAACCCCATCCCCAAACTGTAGTGGGGGAGGGCAAAGTGGAAGAATTAGCCCTGGCTGTACAAACCACCGGGGCAAATCTAGTGGTTTTTGACCGGGATCTGTCCGCTGCCCAGGTACGGAACCTCGAACAACGCTGTGGGGCTAGGGTAATTGACCGCACGGAATTAATTTTGGATATTTTTGCCCAGCGGGCCCAGTCCAGGGCCGGTAAATTACAGGTGGAATTGGCCCAATTAGAATACCTGCTACCCAAATTGGTGGGTCGGGGCCAGGGTATGTCCCGGCTGGGGGGCGGCATTGGCACCAGGGGCCCAGGGGAAACCAAGCTAGAAACAGAACGGCGTACCATCCAAAGTCGCATTGCCAAGTTGCAAAAACAGGTTAATGAGTTACAGTCCCATCGCTCCCGCCTCCGCAATCAACGGCAACAACAGGCTGTCCCCACCGTGGCGATCGTCGGCTATACCAATGCGGGCAAATCCACCCTGCTCAATGCCCTCACCCAAGCGGATATTTACGCCGCTGACCAACTGTTTGCCACGCTAGACCCCACCACCAGGCGTTTATCTTTGTTGGATCCGGACAGTCAAACCTACCAGCCAATTTTGTTAACCGATACGGTGGGCTTTATCCATCAATTGCCCGACGCTTTGGTGGATGCGTTTCGGGCCACCTTAGAGGAAGTAACGGAAGCGGATCTACTGCTCCAAGTAGTGGATTTATCTGACCAGGCTTGGCGACGACAAATTGCCTCCGTGGCCAATATTTTGGCGGAAATGCCCTTGGCTACAGCCCCCATGGTGATGGTGTTTAACAAAATTGACCAGGTTTCCAGTGAAGCTTTAGCGGCGGCCCAAGGGGATTACCCCCAGGCGATTTTTCTAGCGGCGGCCCAGGGTATTGGTTTAGAAACCTTAAAAAAACGTTTACTGGAACAAATTTTGGCAGATTTGGCCAGTTGA
- a CDS encoding superoxide dismutase — MAYALPNLPYDYTALEPCISKSTLEFHHDKHHAAYVNNFNNAVAGTDLDNQSIEDVIKAVAGDASKAGIFNNAAQAWNHSFYWNCMKPGGGGQPTGALADKINADFGSFDAFVEAFKQAGATQFGSGWAWLVLDNGTLKVTKTGNAENPMTAGQTPLLTMDVWEHAYYLDYQNRRPDYIADFLGKLVNWDFVAANLAAA, encoded by the coding sequence ATGGCTTACGCACTACCTAACTTACCCTACGACTACACGGCCCTGGAACCCTGCATTTCCAAAAGCACTCTGGAGTTCCACCATGATAAACACCACGCCGCCTATGTTAACAATTTCAACAATGCAGTGGCGGGTACTGATTTAGATAATCAATCCATCGAAGACGTAATTAAGGCCGTTGCTGGGGACGCTAGTAAAGCCGGTATTTTCAACAATGCCGCCCAAGCTTGGAACCATAGTTTCTATTGGAATTGCATGAAGCCCGGTGGTGGTGGCCAGCCCACTGGTGCTTTGGCGGATAAAATCAATGCCGATTTCGGTAGCTTTGATGCTTTTGTAGAAGCTTTCAAACAGGCTGGTGCCACCCAATTCGGTAGCGGTTGGGCTTGGTTGGTATTGGACAATGGCACTTTGAAAGTGACCAAAACTGGCAATGCCGAAAATCCTATGACTGCGGGTCAAACTCCTTTGTTGACCATGGATGTGTGGGAACACGCCTATTATTTGGATTACCAGAACCGTCGTCCCGACTACATTGCTGATTTTCTCGGTAAGTTGGTCAACTGGGACTTTGTGGCGGCTAACTTAGCAGCGGCCTAG
- a CDS encoding DUF3326 domain-containing protein has protein sequence MSYNVTLIIPTGVGAAIGGYAGDALPIARAISQVCDRLITHPNVLNGAQLYYPIANALYVEGYALDRFAQGDWGLTPVGNNAIGLIFDQGIEDDLLWRHLQVADGARATLGLTLTDYVITDEPLGVELRLSDSSTSWGTIANPESLLRAADKLLTQTKAQAIAVIARFPDDVGSQILTDYRHGHGVDPLSGAEAVISHLIVRQFQVPCAHAPALSPLPLDPDISPRSAAEELGYTFLPCVLMGLSRAPHYQRFPNSNSQTLWNRDVNALVVPASACGGSALMSFSDTSARIIAVENNSTQLEVYPEDLGISVVRVNSYLEAIGVLCAHRAGINLDCFQPNFPALHRLP, from the coding sequence TTGAGTTACAACGTCACTTTAATTATTCCCACTGGGGTGGGGGCTGCCATTGGTGGCTATGCCGGGGATGCTTTACCGATCGCCAGGGCCATTTCCCAGGTGTGCGATCGCCTCATTACCCATCCCAATGTATTGAACGGGGCCCAGCTTTACTACCCCATTGCCAATGCTTTGTACGTGGAAGGTTACGCCCTGGATCGTTTTGCCCAGGGGGATTGGGGTTTAACTCCTGTGGGTAACAACGCCATCGGCCTAATTTTTGACCAGGGCATTGAAGATGATTTACTTTGGCGCCATCTCCAGGTGGCGGACGGGGCCCGGGCAACCCTAGGTTTGACCCTGACTGATTACGTTATCACCGATGAGCCTTTGGGGGTGGAATTGCGCCTGTCGGACTCCAGCACCAGTTGGGGGACCATTGCCAACCCAGAAAGTTTATTGCGAGCTGCCGATAAATTACTAACCCAAACCAAAGCCCAGGCGATCGCCGTCATTGCCCGTTTCCCCGATGATGTGGGCAGTCAGATTTTGACCGATTATCGCCATGGCCATGGGGTGGATCCCTTGTCAGGGGCAGAAGCGGTGATTTCCCATTTAATTGTGCGGCAATTTCAAGTGCCCTGTGCCCATGCCCCAGCGTTGAGTCCTTTGCCTCTAGATCCAGACATTTCCCCCCGGTCAGCGGCGGAGGAATTGGGCTACACCTTTTTACCCTGTGTGTTGATGGGGCTAAGCCGGGCTCCCCATTACCAAAGGTTTCCCAACAGTAACAGCCAAACCCTTTGGAATCGGGATGTGAATGCGCTGGTTGTACCCGCCAGTGCCTGCGGTGGTTCCGCCCTGATGAGTTTTAGTGACACTTCGGCTCGTATTATTGCCGTGGAAAATAATTCCACCCAGCTAGAAGTCTATCCCGAAGACCTAGGCATTTCTGTGGTTAGGGTAAACTCTTATCTAGAGGCGATCGGAGTGCTCTGTGCCCATCGGGCCGGCATTAACCTCGATTGTTTCCAACCGAATTTTCCTGCTCTCCACCGCCTACCCTAA
- the leuB gene encoding 3-isopropylmalate dehydrogenase has translation MSQTYNVTLLPGDGIGPEIMAVAVAVLGKVADQFGFVFNFQEALIGGVAIDATGQPLPEATLAQAKNSDAVLLAAIGGYAWDNLPRSQRPETGLLAIREGLGLFANLRPANIFPQLIDASSLKREVVEGVDIMVVRELTGGIYFGKPKGIFETEAGEKRGVNTMAYTVGEIDRIAKVAFETARKRRGQLCSVDKANVLDVSQLWRDRVMAIAVDYPDVELSHLYVDNAAMQLVRSPRQFDTIVTGNLFGDILSDIAAMLTGSIGMLPSASLGSDGPGLFEPVHGSAPDIAGQDKANPLAQVLSAAMMLRYGLDQPQAADRLEEAVRKVLAQGYRTGDILSPGTQLVGCRQMGEQLLRILDEA, from the coding sequence ATGTCCCAGACCTATAACGTAACCCTGCTCCCCGGCGATGGCATTGGCCCCGAAATTATGGCGGTGGCGGTGGCGGTGTTAGGCAAAGTGGCCGACCAGTTTGGCTTTGTGTTTAATTTTCAAGAGGCTTTAATTGGGGGAGTAGCCATTGATGCCACGGGCCAACCCCTGCCGGAGGCAACCCTAGCCCAAGCAAAGAATAGTGATGCAGTACTATTGGCGGCGATCGGGGGTTATGCCTGGGACAATCTACCCCGTTCCCAAAGGCCAGAAACTGGTTTGCTCGCCATTCGGGAAGGTTTGGGGCTATTTGCCAATTTACGTCCCGCCAACATTTTCCCCCAATTGATTGACGCTTCCAGCTTGAAACGGGAGGTGGTGGAAGGGGTGGATATTATGGTGGTGCGGGAACTGACCGGCGGCATTTATTTTGGCAAACCCAAGGGTATTTTTGAGACGGAAGCGGGGGAAAAACGGGGAGTCAATACCATGGCTTACACCGTGGGGGAAATTGACCGCATTGCCAAAGTTGCCTTTGAAACGGCTCGCAAACGACGGGGCCAACTCTGTTCTGTAGATAAAGCCAATGTACTGGATGTGTCCCAACTGTGGCGGGATCGGGTCATGGCGATCGCCGTGGATTATCCCGATGTGGAGCTATCCCATTTGTATGTGGACAATGCAGCTATGCAGTTGGTGCGGAGTCCCAGACAATTTGACACCATTGTGACGGGCAATTTATTCGGGGATATTTTGTCGGATATTGCGGCCATGTTAACGGGCAGTATCGGTATGCTACCTTCCGCCAGTTTAGGCAGTGACGGCCCAGGCTTATTTGAACCGGTCCATGGTTCTGCCCCCGACATTGCCGGCCAAGATAAAGCTAACCCCCTAGCCCAAGTGCTTAGTGCAGCCATGATGTTGCGCTACGGTTTAGATCAACCCCAGGCGGCCGATCGCCTAGAGGAAGCGGTGAGAAAAGTTTTGGCACAGGGTTACCGCACCGGCGATATCCTTTCTCCGGGCACCCAATTGGTGGGCTGTCGACAAATGGGAGAGCAATTATTGAGAATTTTGGACGAAGCGTAA
- the menA gene encoding 2-carboxy-1,4-naphthoquinone phytyltransferase produces MSESPLVVESNPPSERKLWLAAIKPPMYTVAVVPITVGSAVAYGATGQWQGGVFTIFLLSAIAIIAWINLSNDVFDSDTGIDVRKAHSVVNLTGNRNLVFWLSNFFLLAGLVGLISISWLAQDWTVLGLIAVAIFLGYTYQGPPFRLGYLGLGELICLITFGPLAIAAAYYSQAQAFSWDMAVPSFFVGLSTAIILFCSHFHQVEDDLAAGKKSPIVRLGTKLGSQVLTLSVISLYLITAIGVLFNLAPWQILLVTVSLPWAVQLVHHVGQYHDQPEKVSNCKFIAVNLHFISGMLMAAGYSWTGLA; encoded by the coding sequence ATGAGCGAATCCCCCCTGGTGGTGGAGTCCAATCCTCCTTCTGAGCGCAAACTCTGGCTGGCGGCCATTAAGCCTCCCATGTATACGGTGGCGGTGGTGCCCATTACCGTTGGTTCGGCGGTGGCCTATGGTGCCACGGGACAATGGCAGGGAGGAGTTTTTACCATCTTTTTACTGTCGGCGATCGCCATTATTGCCTGGATCAATCTCAGCAACGATGTGTTTGACAGTGACACCGGCATTGATGTGCGGAAAGCCCATTCAGTGGTTAATTTAACGGGCAATCGTAATCTAGTTTTTTGGCTGAGCAATTTTTTTTTGCTGGCGGGCTTAGTGGGGCTAATTAGCATTAGTTGGCTGGCCCAAGATTGGACAGTGTTGGGATTAATCGCCGTGGCCATCTTTTTGGGCTACACCTATCAAGGCCCTCCTTTCCGCTTGGGCTACCTCGGTCTGGGGGAATTAATCTGTCTGATTACCTTTGGCCCCCTGGCGATCGCCGCTGCCTACTATTCCCAGGCCCAGGCTTTTAGTTGGGATATGGCAGTTCCCAGTTTTTTTGTTGGCCTCAGCACCGCCATTATTCTGTTCTGTTCCCACTTTCACCAAGTGGAAGATGACCTGGCCGCTGGCAAAAAATCCCCCATTGTTCGTTTAGGTACCAAGCTAGGTTCCCAGGTTTTAACTCTCTCGGTTATTAGTCTTTATCTAATTACGGCGATCGGCGTTTTGTTTAACCTTGCCCCCTGGCAAATTTTATTGGTAACCGTTAGTTTGCCCTGGGCGGTGCAGTTAGTTCACCATGTGGGGCAGTACCACGATCAACCGGAGAAAGTAAGCAACTGTAAATTCATTGCCGTTAACCTGCACTTTATCAGTGGAATGCTGATGGCGGCGGGCTATAGCTGGACTGGGCTAGCATAG
- a CDS encoding beta-ketoacyl-ACP synthase III — protein MNTLGSGLKIIGSGTAIADQSLTNQDLSNIVETSDEWIQSRTGMRQRYICSPAEGLASLGIKAGQQALAMAELQPEDLDLIILATSTPDDLFGSAAQIQGGLGATRAFAFDLTAACSGFVVGLNVAAQFLRTGVYQNILLVGGDVLSRWVDWSDRTTCVLFGDGAGAVVLQRQSQDNLLAFEMYTDGGSNGCLNLPYQAVPRQLIPGKTVGQGGYQPITMNGREVYRFAVAKVPEIIEKVLFKAQLTTADLDWVILHQANQRIMDAVGDRLGIPSEKLISNVGDYGNTSAASIPLALDQAVRAGKITPGDLIALAGFGAGLTWAASVIRW, from the coding sequence TTGAATACCCTTGGCAGTGGCCTCAAAATTATTGGCAGTGGCACGGCGATCGCCGACCAGAGTTTAACAAATCAAGACCTGAGCAACATTGTTGAGACTTCCGACGAGTGGATTCAATCCCGCACGGGTATGCGTCAACGTTATATTTGTTCTCCCGCCGAGGGCCTGGCCAGTTTGGGGATAAAAGCCGGACAACAAGCGCTGGCCATGGCAGAACTACAGCCGGAGGATTTGGATTTAATTATTTTGGCCACCTCCACCCCCGATGATCTGTTTGGCAGTGCCGCTCAAATTCAAGGGGGACTGGGGGCCACCAGAGCTTTTGCTTTCGACCTGACCGCGGCCTGTTCTGGCTTTGTGGTGGGATTAAACGTGGCGGCCCAGTTTTTACGCACCGGCGTTTACCAAAATATTCTATTAGTGGGGGGGGATGTGCTTTCCCGTTGGGTAGATTGGTCTGACCGCACCACCTGTGTCTTGTTCGGCGATGGGGCTGGGGCGGTGGTCTTACAACGCCAATCCCAAGACAATTTATTGGCCTTTGAAATGTACACCGATGGTGGCAGCAATGGTTGTCTTAATTTGCCCTACCAAGCAGTACCTCGGCAGTTAATTCCTGGCAAAACCGTCGGCCAAGGGGGCTATCAACCCATCACCATGAACGGCCGGGAAGTGTATCGCTTTGCTGTGGCTAAGGTGCCGGAGATTATTGAAAAAGTGCTGTTTAAAGCCCAGTTGACCACCGCTGATTTGGATTGGGTCATTCTCCACCAAGCCAATCAACGCATTATGGATGCCGTTGGCGATCGCCTGGGGATTCCATCGGAAAAGCTCATCAGTAACGTGGGGGACTACGGCAATACTTCCGCTGCTTCCATCCCTTTGGCCCTGGATCAGGCCGTGCGGGCGGGGAAAATTACACCGGGGGATTTAATTGCCCTAGCCGGTTTTGGCGCTGGTTTAACCTGGGCTGCTAGCGTAATTCGCTGGTAA
- a CDS encoding pentapeptide repeat-containing protein: MSNGLSSPHINGPSWLNTGVVNLLADNHSPQGLELANQNLAGLVFPHGDLSQVTLIGCDLRFANLEGADLSGANLIAASLHKSNLRQANLCRALLNRCNLSEADLTDGDANEAFFCQAVFTEAEAHGLNLYRANLSQAKLMKAHLQQAYAPEADFSAVAAIAVDLRWANLRKSNFRGADLRYGNFRGANLAQADFTGANLAGANLRGVNLVGTNLQRADLSDVTW, encoded by the coding sequence ATGAGCAATGGTTTGTCCTCTCCCCACATCAATGGCCCAAGCTGGTTGAATACCGGGGTCGTCAATTTGTTAGCCGATAACCATTCTCCCCAGGGTTTGGAGTTGGCCAACCAGAACCTGGCTGGTTTAGTGTTTCCCCACGGAGATTTGAGCCAGGTTACCCTAATCGGCTGTGACCTCCGCTTTGCCAACCTAGAGGGGGCGGATTTGTCCGGGGCCAATCTGATTGCCGCTAGTCTTCATAAAAGCAATTTACGTCAGGCTAATCTTTGTCGGGCTTTATTAAACCGTTGTAATTTAAGTGAGGCGGATTTGACCGACGGGGACGCCAATGAAGCCTTTTTTTGCCAGGCGGTGTTTACCGAAGCAGAGGCCCATGGCCTGAATCTTTATCGGGCTAATCTCAGCCAAGCTAAGTTAATGAAAGCCCACCTACAGCAGGCCTATGCGCCGGAGGCGGATTTCAGTGCGGTGGCGGCGATCGCCGTTGATTTACGCTGGGCCAATCTAAGAAAAAGCAATTTCCGGGGGGCGGATTTGCGTTACGGCAATTTTCGGGGGGCCAATCTGGCCCAGGCGGATTTCACCGGAGCCAACCTGGCCGGGGCTAATTTGCGGGGGGTCAATTTGGTCGGCACTAACCTACAACGGGCTGATCTGAGCGATGTTACCTGGTAG
- a CDS encoding aldo/keto reductase, which yields MRGLGDRQQFLATAARALGGGINHIETAAAYGESEIHLAELLKNYQREDFYLTSKVCPTENPGKFIQAIDRSLQRLQVDYLDCFAIHGINTPQHWQWVQELWPVIETAQQQGKFQHLGFSTHGSLPLVQEVIASGKFAFVNLHYYWFNQHLAPAIALAHQRDMGIFIISPADKGGQLYAPSVTLQNLCQPFTPLGLTYRFLLSDPRITTLSVGPAIPQELDEPLSLGDRLEPLSDQEQAILQNLVDHQQQILGIDACRQCYQCLPCPEEINIPEILRLRNLAVAFDMQTFGQYRYQMLENAGHWFPGKKGDRCTDCGDCLPRCPHNLNIPDLLRDTHQRLRGKSRRRLWQD from the coding sequence ATGCGGGGCCTAGGCGATCGCCAACAATTCTTGGCCACGGCGGCAAGGGCCTTGGGGGGGGGCATTAACCACATTGAAACGGCGGCGGCCTACGGAGAAAGTGAGATTCATTTGGCAGAGTTGCTGAAAAATTACCAGCGGGAGGATTTTTACCTCACCAGTAAGGTTTGTCCCACGGAGAATCCAGGGAAATTCATCCAAGCCATTGATCGTTCCCTGCAACGGCTCCAGGTGGATTATTTAGATTGTTTTGCCATCCACGGCATCAATACCCCCCAGCATTGGCAATGGGTTCAAGAACTTTGGCCTGTGATTGAAACGGCCCAACAACAGGGAAAATTTCAACATCTTGGTTTTTCCACCCACGGTAGTTTGCCCTTAGTACAAGAAGTAATTGCTTCCGGGAAATTTGCCTTCGTTAATTTGCATTACTACTGGTTCAACCAACATCTCGCCCCGGCGATCGCCCTAGCTCACCAAAGGGATATGGGCATTTTTATCATTTCCCCCGCCGACAAGGGAGGGCAATTGTATGCACCGTCCGTAACCTTACAAAACCTCTGCCAACCTTTTACTCCCCTGGGTTTAACCTACCGTTTTCTTTTGAGTGACCCCCGCATTACCACCCTCAGTGTGGGCCCTGCCATACCCCAGGAATTGGACGAACCATTATCCCTAGGCGATCGCCTGGAACCGTTAAGCGATCAAGAACAGGCAATTTTGCAGAATTTAGTTGACCATCAACAACAAATATTGGGGATCGACGCTTGCCGCCAGTGTTATCAATGTTTACCCTGCCCGGAAGAAATTAATATTCCCGAAATTTTACGTCTGCGTAATTTAGCGGTGGCCTTTGATATGCAAACCTTTGGCCAGTATCGCTATCAAATGTTAGAAAATGCCGGGCACTGGTTCCCCGGTAAAAAAGGCGATCGTTGTACCGACTGTGGAGATTGCTTGCCCCGATGTCCCCATAATCTCAATATTCCTGACCTACTGCGGGATACCCACCAACGGTTGCGGGGTAAAAGCCGTCGTCGTTTATGGCAGGATTGA
- the hik34 gene encoding two-component system sensor histidine kinase Hik34 yields MNEVCLKLSDLFVSSGWGGYDQGRAPQWAHPKAQQQWFGAIAALEPFLRQTLPNGGEELAGICLASPAPVLKDPLLTQSFYQGIAVPTPWEEFSPLPCLAGGQSAWVQIPRMREIPLFPRDPLAEEQFCWLMTPKFGLLLLLGKNEQGLTQFYWSFDPEILQRAWLSLQTRLRCVFSPDLPFLEKTVADFDFPTPDFRLVSYFGQLMLDYQPNAPIFTPLQERESPELSPDVELLQALTHEVRTPLTSIRTLTRLLLRRKDLSPEVLKRIESIDRECSDQISRMDLIFRATELESTPLPELVVPLTVTSLEAVFQTGIPRWQRQAQRYKVNLKAQIPHSLPQVWSNPSLLDQVLGGMIEKFVRNFNGGGEIHLQITVAGDQLKVQFHTQSAHQANPVKALGELLMFQPETGCLSLNWDVTKNLFQLLGGKLTIRRRSPSEEVLTIYLKCEQRTTSSQSKEFAVPASCLRLA; encoded by the coding sequence GTGAATGAAGTTTGTCTAAAGTTGAGCGATTTGTTTGTATCTTCTGGTTGGGGAGGATATGACCAGGGGCGGGCCCCCCAGTGGGCCCATCCTAAAGCCCAGCAGCAATGGTTTGGGGCGATCGCCGCTTTGGAACCATTTTTAAGACAGACGTTGCCCAATGGTGGGGAAGAATTGGCGGGAATTTGTTTGGCCAGTCCTGCTCCGGTGTTGAAAGATCCTCTGTTGACGCAAAGTTTCTACCAAGGCATTGCCGTCCCCACTCCCTGGGAAGAATTTTCCCCGTTGCCTTGTTTAGCCGGTGGGCAGTCGGCCTGGGTGCAAATTCCTCGGATGCGGGAAATTCCCTTGTTTCCCCGGGATCCCTTGGCAGAAGAGCAGTTTTGCTGGCTAATGACCCCTAAGTTCGGTTTACTTCTACTACTGGGCAAAAATGAGCAGGGCTTAACCCAGTTTTATTGGAGTTTTGACCCGGAGATTCTACAACGAGCTTGGCTGAGTCTCCAGACTCGATTACGCTGTGTTTTTAGTCCAGATCTACCTTTTCTAGAAAAAACGGTAGCTGACTTTGACTTTCCCACTCCGGATTTCCGCCTGGTAAGTTATTTTGGGCAACTGATGTTGGACTATCAACCCAACGCCCCTATTTTTACTCCCTTACAGGAACGGGAATCCCCGGAACTATCCCCGGATGTGGAATTGCTCCAAGCTTTGACCCATGAAGTACGTACCCCGTTAACTAGTATTCGTACCCTGACCCGACTGTTGCTACGGCGCAAAGACCTTTCTCCGGAAGTGCTCAAACGCATTGAGTCCATTGACCGGGAATGTAGCGACCAAATTAGCCGTATGGATTTAATTTTCCGGGCGACGGAATTGGAATCCACCCCTCTACCGGAATTGGTGGTGCCCCTAACAGTGACCTCCCTAGAAGCGGTTTTTCAAACTGGCATTCCCCGCTGGCAAAGGCAAGCCCAACGCTACAAGGTCAACTTAAAAGCTCAGATTCCCCATTCCCTGCCCCAGGTATGGAGTAATCCCAGTCTGTTGGATCAAGTGCTGGGGGGGATGATCGAAAAATTTGTGCGTAATTTTAATGGGGGTGGGGAAATTCATTTACAGATCACCGTTGCTGGTGATCAGCTGAAAGTGCAGTTCCATACCCAATCAGCCCACCAGGCCAACCCCGTCAAGGCTTTGGGAGAACTGCTCATGTTCCAGCCGGAAACCGGATGTCTGAGTTTGAATTGGGATGTGACCAAAAACCTCTTCCAACTCCTGGGGGGAAAGTTAACCATCAGACGGCGATCGCCATCGGAGGAAGTGTTAACCATCTACCTCAAGTGTGAGCAGAGAACGACATCTAGCCAAAGTAAAGAATTTGCTGTTCCGGCTTCCTGTCTGCGTTTAGCTTAG